A genomic region of Cyprinus carpio isolate SPL01 chromosome B13, ASM1834038v1, whole genome shotgun sequence contains the following coding sequences:
- the ppp1r21 gene encoding protein phosphatase 1 regulatory subunit 21 isoform X1: protein MANVTDLQSKYSKLAQEYSKLRAQNQVLKKAVVDEQTASCSLKDELKQKEQSLRKVEQEMDSLSFRNQQLTKRVELLQEELLLSESKSKKSKNKGDSPSQVSLQTQSVFDEDLQKKIQENERLHIQFHEADEQYRRQEAQLRVRLDQLEKESEQHQAVVDALNRKYTDAIEKLQNDKALLEVNAQTLEREAKDCRIRTEECQQQLRKYQSEVSSQLKHSSSVIQEKVPFNDTQLSDYNSLNVPLHNRRHQLKARDVAAQALGFVQSLVSALLNLHSYTEQRVHIYPLDSSIEAISPVNLKFSQYLHENASYLRPLEEDLLQLHHSITEDSITALETLVKLQDFSRSFSSYSSFLQKILPYQLQSLEEDCEASLCTAALASKNRQLQKDMKKLTAVFQKLKSYVALLALPSVCSDAMCQSSANAVFTQMSACLHGLHDAATELSQHYSQKASLEQGLPTVTQKLCTTNECLLSSLASLTNSCGKMATFFSNNLDFLASCPGYGPRGGFLNPQQADSVMENKRRAATYMSTIRKVQSESVPYREALANRHVLTSSTESREGLMQQVAQSQEKISRLEQEKEHWLLEAQLGQVRLQKEIQRIAQLEAQITTGHPPETHSAADGPDPMCADAPEPLQDTSVIGMLTITPCSESAADQESREHLIKHHYMSRVSEITAQLQMCDSKAVHFHAECRAVAKRLAMAEKSRETLTEELKLAHQNITRLQDELSTTKRSYEDQLSMMSDHLCSMNDTLSKQRDEIDSLKLASKGNSKKNKSR, encoded by the exons ATGGCGAACGTGACGGATCTGCAGAGTAAATACAGCAAACTGGCCCAGGAGTACTCCAAG ctccGAGCTCAGAATCAGGTGCTGAAGAAGGCCGTGGTGGACGAGCAGACCGCCTCCTGCTCCCTGAAG gatgaGCTGAAGCAGAAGGAGCAGAGCTTGAGGAAGGTGGAGCAGGAGATGGACAGCCTGAGCTTCAGGAACCAGCAGCTGACCAAACGAGTGGAGCTGCTGCAGGAGGAGctgctgctgtctgagagcaAGAGCAAGAAGagcaaa AATAAAGGTGACTCTCCATCTCAGGTCAGCCTGCAGACACAGAGCGTGTTTGATGAAGACCTGCAGAAGAAGATCCAGGAGAACGAGCGGCTTCAcatccag TTTCATGAAGCGGATGAGCAGTACCGTCGTCAGGAGGCTCAGCTGAGAGTGCGGCTAGATCAGCTGGAGAAAGAGTCTGAGCAGCATCAGGCCGTCGTCGACGCTCTCAACCGCAAATACACAGACGCCATCGAGAAACTGCAGAACGATAAAGCCCTTCTGGAG GTAAACGCTCAGACGCTGGAAAGAGAAGCCAAGGACTGTCGAATCAGAACTGAAGAGTG tcagcaGCAGCTGAGGAAGTACCAGAGTGAAGTGAGCAGTCAGTTAAAGCACAGCAGCAGTGTGATCCAGGAGAAAGTGCCCTTCAACGACACCC AGCTGAGTGACTACAACAGTCTGAACGTTCCTCTGCACAACAGAAGGCATCAG ctGAAGGCTCGTGACGTGGCGGCTCAGGCTCTAGGGTTTGTTCAGAGTCTGGTCTCGGCTCTGCTGAACTTACACTCGTACACAGAGCAGAGAGTCCACATCTATCCTCTGGACTCATCCATCGAGGCCATCTCACCCGTCAACCTGAAG ttctcTCAGTATCTGCACGAGAACGCCTCGTACCTGCGTCCACTAGAGGAGGATCTACTGCAGCTGCATCACAGCATCACAGAGGACAGCATCACCGCTctg GAGACACTGGTCAAGCTGCAGGACTTCTCCAGATCCTTCTCCTCCTACAGCAGCTTCCTGCAGAAGATCCTGCCGTACCAGCTGCAGAG tctaGAGGAGGACTGCGAGGCATCTCTCTGCACGGCAGCGCTGGCGTCCAAGAACCGGCAGCTACAGAAGGACATGAAGAAACTGACCGCCGTCTTTCAGAAGCTGAAGTCTTACGTGGCTCTGCTAGCCCTGCCCA GTGTGTGTTCAGATGCCATGTGTCAGAGCAGTGCTAATGCGGTCTTCACCCAGATGAGCGCGTGTCTGCACGGCCTTCACGACGCTGCCACAG agcTGTCGCAGCACTACAGTCAGAAGGCGTCTCTGGAGCAGGGTCTGCCCACCGTCACGCAGAAGCTTTGCACCACTAACGAGTGTTTGCTGTCCTCGCTGGCATCGCTCACCAACAGCTGTGGAAAG ATGGCCACCTTCTTCAGCAACAACCTGGATTTCTTGGCATCATGTCCCGGCTACGGTCCGAGAGGAGGCTTCCTGAACCCGCAGCAGGCCGACAGTGTGATGGAGAACAAGAGACGTGCTGCCACCTACATGAGCACCATCAGAAAG GTGCAGTCAGAGTCTGTGCCGTACAGAGAAGCGTTAGCAAACAGACATGTTCTGACGAGCTCTACAGAAAGCAGAGAAGGACTCATGCAGCAG GTGGCTCAGAGTCAGGAGAAGATCTCTCGTCTGGAGCAGGAGAAGGAGCACTGGCTGCTGGAGGCTCAGCTGGGGCAGGTGCGTCTGCAGAAGGAGATTCAGCGCATCGCTCAGCTGGAGGCTCAGATCACCACCGGACATCCACCAGAGACCCATAGCGCCGCAGACGGCCCTGATCCCATGTGTGCTGACGCTCCAGAGCCCCTTCAGGACACCAGTGTG ATCGGGATGCTGACCATCACTCCCTGCAGCGAGAGC GCTGCAGATCAGGAGTCTCGAGAACATCTGATCAAGCATCATTACATGAGCCGTGTGTCAGAGATCACCGCTCAGCTGCAGATGTGTGACAGTAAAGCCGTACACTTCCACGCTGAG TGTAGAGCTGTGGCCAAACGCCTGGCGATGGCAGAGAAGTCCCGTGAGACGCTGACAGAGGAGCTGAAGTTGGCTCATCAGAACATCACGCGCTTACAG GATGAGCTCAGCACCACCAAGAGGAGCTATGAAGATCAGCTGAGCATGATGAGCGACCACCTGTGCAGCATGAACGACACGCTCAGCAAGCAGCGAGACGAGATCGACTCGCTCAAGCTCGCCTCCAAG
- the ppp1r21 gene encoding protein phosphatase 1 regulatory subunit 21 isoform X2, producing the protein MANVTDLQSKYSKLAQEYSKLRAQNQVLKKAVVDEQTASCSLKDELKQKEQSLRKVEQEMDSLSFRNQQLTKRVELLQEELLLSESKSKKSKVSLQTQSVFDEDLQKKIQENERLHIQFHEADEQYRRQEAQLRVRLDQLEKESEQHQAVVDALNRKYTDAIEKLQNDKALLEVNAQTLEREAKDCRIRTEECQQQLRKYQSEVSSQLKHSSSVIQEKVPFNDTQLSDYNSLNVPLHNRRHQLKARDVAAQALGFVQSLVSALLNLHSYTEQRVHIYPLDSSIEAISPVNLKFSQYLHENASYLRPLEEDLLQLHHSITEDSITALETLVKLQDFSRSFSSYSSFLQKILPYQLQSLEEDCEASLCTAALASKNRQLQKDMKKLTAVFQKLKSYVALLALPSVCSDAMCQSSANAVFTQMSACLHGLHDAATELSQHYSQKASLEQGLPTVTQKLCTTNECLLSSLASLTNSCGKMATFFSNNLDFLASCPGYGPRGGFLNPQQADSVMENKRRAATYMSTIRKVQSESVPYREALANRHVLTSSTESREGLMQQVAQSQEKISRLEQEKEHWLLEAQLGQVRLQKEIQRIAQLEAQITTGHPPETHSAADGPDPMCADAPEPLQDTSVIGMLTITPCSESAADQESREHLIKHHYMSRVSEITAQLQMCDSKAVHFHAECRAVAKRLAMAEKSRETLTEELKLAHQNITRLQDELSTTKRSYEDQLSMMSDHLCSMNDTLSKQRDEIDSLKLASKGNSKKNKSR; encoded by the exons ATGGCGAACGTGACGGATCTGCAGAGTAAATACAGCAAACTGGCCCAGGAGTACTCCAAG ctccGAGCTCAGAATCAGGTGCTGAAGAAGGCCGTGGTGGACGAGCAGACCGCCTCCTGCTCCCTGAAG gatgaGCTGAAGCAGAAGGAGCAGAGCTTGAGGAAGGTGGAGCAGGAGATGGACAGCCTGAGCTTCAGGAACCAGCAGCTGACCAAACGAGTGGAGCTGCTGCAGGAGGAGctgctgctgtctgagagcaAGAGCAAGAAGagcaaa GTCAGCCTGCAGACACAGAGCGTGTTTGATGAAGACCTGCAGAAGAAGATCCAGGAGAACGAGCGGCTTCAcatccag TTTCATGAAGCGGATGAGCAGTACCGTCGTCAGGAGGCTCAGCTGAGAGTGCGGCTAGATCAGCTGGAGAAAGAGTCTGAGCAGCATCAGGCCGTCGTCGACGCTCTCAACCGCAAATACACAGACGCCATCGAGAAACTGCAGAACGATAAAGCCCTTCTGGAG GTAAACGCTCAGACGCTGGAAAGAGAAGCCAAGGACTGTCGAATCAGAACTGAAGAGTG tcagcaGCAGCTGAGGAAGTACCAGAGTGAAGTGAGCAGTCAGTTAAAGCACAGCAGCAGTGTGATCCAGGAGAAAGTGCCCTTCAACGACACCC AGCTGAGTGACTACAACAGTCTGAACGTTCCTCTGCACAACAGAAGGCATCAG ctGAAGGCTCGTGACGTGGCGGCTCAGGCTCTAGGGTTTGTTCAGAGTCTGGTCTCGGCTCTGCTGAACTTACACTCGTACACAGAGCAGAGAGTCCACATCTATCCTCTGGACTCATCCATCGAGGCCATCTCACCCGTCAACCTGAAG ttctcTCAGTATCTGCACGAGAACGCCTCGTACCTGCGTCCACTAGAGGAGGATCTACTGCAGCTGCATCACAGCATCACAGAGGACAGCATCACCGCTctg GAGACACTGGTCAAGCTGCAGGACTTCTCCAGATCCTTCTCCTCCTACAGCAGCTTCCTGCAGAAGATCCTGCCGTACCAGCTGCAGAG tctaGAGGAGGACTGCGAGGCATCTCTCTGCACGGCAGCGCTGGCGTCCAAGAACCGGCAGCTACAGAAGGACATGAAGAAACTGACCGCCGTCTTTCAGAAGCTGAAGTCTTACGTGGCTCTGCTAGCCCTGCCCA GTGTGTGTTCAGATGCCATGTGTCAGAGCAGTGCTAATGCGGTCTTCACCCAGATGAGCGCGTGTCTGCACGGCCTTCACGACGCTGCCACAG agcTGTCGCAGCACTACAGTCAGAAGGCGTCTCTGGAGCAGGGTCTGCCCACCGTCACGCAGAAGCTTTGCACCACTAACGAGTGTTTGCTGTCCTCGCTGGCATCGCTCACCAACAGCTGTGGAAAG ATGGCCACCTTCTTCAGCAACAACCTGGATTTCTTGGCATCATGTCCCGGCTACGGTCCGAGAGGAGGCTTCCTGAACCCGCAGCAGGCCGACAGTGTGATGGAGAACAAGAGACGTGCTGCCACCTACATGAGCACCATCAGAAAG GTGCAGTCAGAGTCTGTGCCGTACAGAGAAGCGTTAGCAAACAGACATGTTCTGACGAGCTCTACAGAAAGCAGAGAAGGACTCATGCAGCAG GTGGCTCAGAGTCAGGAGAAGATCTCTCGTCTGGAGCAGGAGAAGGAGCACTGGCTGCTGGAGGCTCAGCTGGGGCAGGTGCGTCTGCAGAAGGAGATTCAGCGCATCGCTCAGCTGGAGGCTCAGATCACCACCGGACATCCACCAGAGACCCATAGCGCCGCAGACGGCCCTGATCCCATGTGTGCTGACGCTCCAGAGCCCCTTCAGGACACCAGTGTG ATCGGGATGCTGACCATCACTCCCTGCAGCGAGAGC GCTGCAGATCAGGAGTCTCGAGAACATCTGATCAAGCATCATTACATGAGCCGTGTGTCAGAGATCACCGCTCAGCTGCAGATGTGTGACAGTAAAGCCGTACACTTCCACGCTGAG TGTAGAGCTGTGGCCAAACGCCTGGCGATGGCAGAGAAGTCCCGTGAGACGCTGACAGAGGAGCTGAAGTTGGCTCATCAGAACATCACGCGCTTACAG GATGAGCTCAGCACCACCAAGAGGAGCTATGAAGATCAGCTGAGCATGATGAGCGACCACCTGTGCAGCATGAACGACACGCTCAGCAAGCAGCGAGACGAGATCGACTCGCTCAAGCTCGCCTCCAAG